One Actinosynnema pretiosum DNA segment encodes these proteins:
- a CDS encoding LamG-like jellyroll fold domain-containing protein, with the protein MFRSVTRLLTLLLALITASALPLPLAAVASAAPAVHGLKGEYFAMSAPGARDFAVPGGSALDPNVEFGNLVPTFQALTGRGEHTTARWTGRLTAPATADYTFHAIGDNGFRLFLDGAPVIDHWVGDWDVEQRSAPVRLEAGVAHEFRLELFQDTGGANMFLRWSAPGMAKSTVPESAFTPPADFEVYPLALSTPANGKTVLAEFDGRITALGDFRSHVAVEVDTVPFPISSVNRKDGDKLVITLGEAVLKGQRIRLRYDGAGGLAVGGKPVPELYRSGINNSVERLTTPWTNKVNKNQPLPEYPRPQQERRKWSNLNGQWEFAGAAAGEQPVFGKALAEKITVPYPVESLLSGIERHEDHMFYRRTFTVPQDWNVGRGQRLKLNFGAVDYRATVWVNGVKVTEHEGGYTAFTADVTDALGGRRQHELVVAVTDTTGAEQPVGKQTSNPSGIFYTASSGIWQTVWLEPVPDRAIDDVVSTPDIAAGTLSVTVRSATSPGGRVTVIAKEKGGRKVGSATGAANSALTVPVPKARLWSPEDPYLYDLEVVLEDGRSKDVVSSYFGMRSIGIAQVNGFPKLVLNGKPVFSLAQLDQGFWPDGLNTAPTDAALEFDLKAQKDLGYNAVRKHIKVEPARWFYHADRLGLLVWQDFVSGTFNTEAGRAAFQAQGAAVVEQHRSSPSVIGWIVFNEGWGEWDREETGRITERVQASDPSRVVNAHSGVNCCASKGDSGKGDVIDHHDYNNDSPPWPDATRVAMDGEHGGFTLRTPGHQWPGAPTAIYSGVASKAELTAKYVSNTEQHYLQAAGAELSGSVYTQVTDLETELNGLWTYDRREIKVDPGPVREINRKVIEAGAAAGTYRYPAKGAWSLDEGQGAVGRDASGGGSDLSVTGATWAEGLRGTALSFSGANQYAQTAGPVVDTRTDYTISAWVTLDGAPTNWVTAVSQDGRRRENPFYLQYGQGGFAFSGPGGHRAVSQPVTPEAGRWYHLVGVHDATKAEFRLYVDGALAGTTQAGDPQLSTGPLSIGRAKYAGGNVDFWKGKVDQVQAFGRALTGAEVAELHSAR; encoded by the coding sequence ATGTTCCGCTCCGTCACACGGCTACTCACCCTGCTCTTGGCCCTCATCACCGCTTCCGCCCTCCCCCTGCCCCTCGCCGCGGTCGCCTCGGCGGCGCCCGCGGTGCACGGGCTCAAGGGGGAGTACTTCGCCATGTCCGCGCCGGGCGCGCGGGACTTCGCCGTCCCCGGCGGGTCCGCGCTCGACCCGAACGTCGAGTTCGGCAACCTCGTCCCGACCTTCCAGGCGCTGACCGGCAGGGGCGAGCACACCACCGCCCGCTGGACCGGGCGGCTCACCGCGCCCGCCACCGCCGACTACACGTTCCACGCGATCGGCGACAACGGGTTCCGGCTGTTCCTGGACGGCGCGCCGGTCATCGACCACTGGGTCGGCGACTGGGACGTCGAGCAGCGCAGCGCCCCGGTCCGCCTGGAGGCGGGCGTGGCGCACGAGTTCCGCCTGGAGCTGTTCCAGGACACCGGTGGTGCGAACATGTTCCTGCGGTGGTCCGCTCCGGGGATGGCGAAGTCCACCGTCCCGGAGAGCGCGTTCACCCCGCCCGCCGACTTCGAGGTCTACCCGCTGGCGCTGAGCACGCCGGCAAACGGCAAGACCGTGCTGGCCGAGTTCGACGGTCGGATCACCGCGCTGGGCGACTTCCGCTCGCACGTCGCCGTCGAGGTCGACACCGTGCCGTTCCCGATCAGCTCGGTGAACCGCAAGGACGGCGACAAGCTGGTCATCACGCTCGGCGAGGCCGTGCTGAAGGGGCAGAGGATCCGGCTGCGCTACGACGGCGCGGGCGGGTTGGCGGTCGGCGGCAAGCCGGTGCCGGAGCTGTACCGGAGCGGGATCAACAACTCGGTCGAGCGGTTGACCACGCCGTGGACGAACAAGGTCAACAAGAACCAGCCGCTGCCGGAGTACCCGCGTCCCCAGCAGGAGCGGCGGAAGTGGTCGAACCTGAACGGGCAGTGGGAGTTCGCGGGCGCGGCGGCCGGTGAGCAGCCGGTGTTCGGGAAGGCGCTGGCGGAGAAGATCACCGTGCCCTACCCGGTCGAGTCGCTGCTGTCCGGGATCGAGCGGCACGAGGACCACATGTTCTACCGGCGGACGTTCACCGTGCCGCAGGACTGGAACGTGGGCCGGGGGCAGCGGTTGAAGCTGAACTTCGGCGCGGTCGACTACCGGGCCACCGTCTGGGTGAACGGCGTCAAGGTGACCGAGCACGAGGGCGGGTACACGGCGTTCACGGCTGATGTGACGGACGCGCTCGGCGGGCGCAGGCAGCACGAGCTGGTCGTGGCGGTCACCGACACGACCGGGGCCGAGCAGCCGGTGGGCAAGCAGACGTCGAACCCGAGCGGGATCTTCTACACGGCGTCGTCGGGGATCTGGCAGACGGTGTGGCTGGAGCCGGTGCCGGACCGGGCGATCGACGACGTGGTGAGCACGCCGGACATCGCGGCGGGGACGCTCTCGGTGACGGTCCGGTCGGCGACGTCACCCGGCGGTCGGGTGACGGTCATCGCGAAGGAGAAGGGCGGCCGGAAGGTCGGCAGCGCGACGGGGGCGGCGAACTCGGCGCTGACCGTGCCGGTGCCGAAGGCGCGGCTGTGGAGCCCGGAGGACCCGTACCTGTACGACCTGGAGGTCGTGCTGGAGGACGGGCGCAGCAAGGACGTGGTGTCGAGCTACTTCGGGATGCGCTCGATCGGGATCGCGCAGGTGAACGGGTTCCCGAAGCTGGTGCTCAACGGGAAGCCGGTGTTCTCGCTGGCGCAGCTCGACCAGGGGTTCTGGCCGGACGGGTTGAACACGGCGCCCACGGACGCGGCGCTGGAGTTCGACCTGAAGGCGCAGAAGGACCTCGGGTACAACGCGGTGCGCAAGCACATCAAGGTGGAGCCCGCGCGGTGGTTCTACCACGCGGACCGGCTGGGGTTGCTGGTGTGGCAGGACTTCGTGTCCGGCACGTTCAACACCGAGGCGGGGCGCGCGGCGTTCCAGGCGCAGGGCGCGGCCGTGGTCGAGCAGCACCGGTCGTCACCCTCGGTGATCGGTTGGATCGTGTTCAACGAGGGGTGGGGTGAGTGGGACCGGGAGGAGACCGGTCGCATCACCGAGCGCGTCCAGGCTTCCGACCCGTCGCGGGTGGTGAACGCGCACAGCGGCGTGAACTGCTGCGCGTCGAAGGGCGACTCCGGCAAGGGCGACGTGATCGACCACCACGACTACAACAACGACTCGCCGCCGTGGCCGGACGCGACGCGGGTGGCGATGGACGGCGAGCACGGCGGGTTCACGCTGCGCACGCCGGGCCACCAGTGGCCGGGCGCGCCGACCGCGATCTACAGCGGGGTGGCGAGCAAGGCGGAGCTGACCGCGAAGTACGTGTCGAACACCGAGCAGCACTACCTGCAGGCGGCTGGGGCCGAGTTGTCGGGGTCGGTGTACACGCAGGTCACGGACCTGGAGACCGAGCTGAACGGGTTGTGGACGTACGACCGGCGGGAGATCAAGGTCGATCCGGGTCCGGTGCGCGAGATCAACCGGAAGGTGATCGAGGCAGGTGCGGCGGCGGGCACGTACCGCTACCCCGCGAAGGGCGCGTGGTCCCTTGACGAGGGCCAGGGCGCGGTCGGCCGGGATGCCTCCGGCGGTGGCAGCGACCTGTCCGTGACCGGGGCGACGTGGGCGGAGGGCCTGCGCGGGACGGCGCTGTCGTTCAGCGGCGCGAACCAGTACGCGCAGACGGCGGGACCGGTGGTCGACACGAGGACCGATTACACGATCTCCGCCTGGGTGACCCTCGATGGAGCCCCGACCAACTGGGTGACCGCGGTGAGCCAGGACGGCCGCAGGCGCGAGAACCCGTTCTACCTCCAGTACGGCCAGGGCGGCTTCGCCTTCAGCGGCCCCGGCGGCCACCGCGCGGTGTCGCAGCCGGTGACCCCGGAGGCGGGCAGGTGGTACCACCTGGTGGGCGTGCACGACGCGACCAAGGCGGAGTTCCGGCTGTACGTGGACGGCGCCCTGGCCGGGACCACCCAGGCAGGCGACCCCCAGCTGAGCACGGGGCCGCTGTCGATCGGGAGGGCGAAGTACGCGGGCGGGAACGTGGACTTCTGGAAGGGGAAGGTGGACCAGGTCCAGGCGTTCGGCAGGGCCCTGACCGGGGCCGAGGTGGCGGAGCTGCACTCGGCGCGGTGA
- a CDS encoding MFS transporter: MGRTALVALFAHSTLTQVVTFMLRPTMAYRALELDVPPAWLGLLSAGFAVVPLAIALPLGHWVDRVGERWLLVSGAALLVAAGGAFLLLGDSAPGLLVATAVLGTGHLCAVIGQQSLVANSSTSGRFDSAFGYYTFAASLGQLLGPPLIPLLGGARAIPDTAAVFTGATALAGVLLVSSLFLRRTGVRAPERGDEGPTGLGGLLRLPGLLRALVTSCVVLAAVDISLVYLPALGTERGLDAGAVGLLLGLRAAASMTSRLFLGRLSAWWGRKRLLLGSVALAAVGMGAVVAPMPLWALAVAVVVAGLGLGVGQPVTMSWLAESAPPGLRGRAMSLRLTGNRAGQVVIPGAVGLLAGGLGAAGVLGLTAVCLAAVGVSARGLRVDSPVAVTPKSPRNT, from the coding sequence ATGGGCCGCACCGCGCTGGTGGCGCTGTTCGCGCACTCGACGCTGACCCAGGTGGTCACGTTCATGCTGCGCCCGACCATGGCCTACCGGGCGCTGGAGCTCGACGTGCCGCCCGCGTGGCTGGGCCTGCTGTCCGCCGGGTTCGCGGTGGTGCCGCTGGCGATCGCGCTGCCGCTGGGGCACTGGGTGGACCGGGTGGGCGAGCGGTGGCTGCTGGTGTCGGGCGCGGCGCTGCTGGTGGCGGCGGGCGGGGCGTTCCTGCTGCTGGGCGACAGCGCGCCGGGGCTGCTGGTGGCGACGGCGGTGCTGGGCACCGGGCACCTGTGCGCGGTGATCGGGCAGCAGTCGCTGGTGGCGAACAGCTCGACGTCGGGGCGGTTCGACTCGGCGTTCGGCTACTACACGTTCGCGGCCTCGCTCGGCCAGCTGCTCGGGCCGCCGCTGATCCCGCTGCTGGGCGGGGCGCGGGCGATCCCGGACACGGCGGCGGTGTTCACCGGGGCGACCGCGCTGGCCGGGGTGCTGCTGGTCAGCTCGCTGTTCCTGCGCCGCACCGGGGTGCGCGCGCCGGAGAGGGGCGACGAGGGGCCGACCGGGCTCGGCGGGCTGCTGCGGCTGCCCGGACTGCTGCGGGCGCTGGTCACCAGCTGCGTGGTGCTGGCCGCGGTGGACATCTCGCTGGTCTACCTGCCCGCGCTGGGAACCGAGCGCGGGCTGGACGCGGGCGCGGTCGGGCTGCTGCTCGGGCTGCGGGCGGCGGCGTCGATGACCTCCCGGCTGTTCCTGGGCAGGCTGTCGGCGTGGTGGGGGCGCAAGCGGCTGCTGCTGGGCAGCGTGGCGCTGGCGGCGGTGGGGATGGGCGCGGTGGTCGCGCCGATGCCGCTGTGGGCGCTGGCGGTCGCGGTCGTGGTGGCCGGGCTGGGGCTGGGCGTGGGGCAGCCGGTGACGATGTCGTGGCTGGCCGAGTCGGCGCCGCCGGGGCTGCGCGGGCGGGCGATGTCGCTGCGGCTGACCGGCAACCGGGCCGGTCAGGTGGTGATCCCCGGCGCGGTGGGACTGCTGGCGGGCGGGCTGGGTGCGGCCGGGGTGCTGGGGCTGACGGCGGTGTGCCTGGCGGCGGTCGGGGTCTCGGCGCGCGGGCTCCGCGTGGACTCGCCGGTGGCGGTGACCCCGAAGTCACCACGAAACACTTGA
- a CDS encoding GntR family transcriptional regulator: protein MTNPDPAPVTKSDLAYAQVRGRVLSGALAPGAVVNQAALAVELGISTTPLREALKRLSAEGLVELGAHRDARVAPLSGEEARDLLEVRRALDPLAAGLAAERRTRADVAEIRRAHDGLRPLGRGASTDDLATHRRFHAAVYRASQNEVLVASLDALWDKSDRYRALALREGRDAAELARRAAEHAALVDLVVEGDAVGASELMRGHVDTSLGARAALRLLGGGR from the coding sequence ATGACCAACCCCGACCCAGCACCGGTGACCAAGAGCGACCTCGCCTACGCGCAGGTGCGCGGGCGGGTCCTGTCGGGCGCGCTCGCGCCGGGCGCGGTGGTGAACCAGGCGGCGCTCGCGGTCGAGCTGGGCATCAGCACCACCCCGCTGCGCGAGGCGCTGAAGCGGCTGAGCGCCGAGGGCCTGGTGGAGCTGGGCGCGCACCGGGACGCGCGGGTCGCCCCGCTGAGCGGCGAGGAGGCGCGCGACCTGCTGGAGGTGCGCCGGGCGCTCGACCCGCTCGCGGCGGGGCTGGCGGCCGAGCGGCGGACCAGGGCCGACGTCGCCGAGATCCGGCGCGCGCACGACGGGTTGCGCCCGCTCGGCAGGGGCGCGTCCACCGACGACCTGGCCACGCACCGCCGGTTCCACGCCGCGGTCTACCGGGCCTCGCAGAACGAGGTGCTCGTCGCCTCGCTGGACGCGCTGTGGGACAAGTCCGACCGGTACCGGGCGCTCGCGCTGCGGGAGGGCCGGGACGCCGCCGAGCTGGCGCGCCGGGCGGCCGAGCACGCGGCGCTGGTCGACCTGGTGGTCGAGGGCGACGCGGTCGGGGCGAGCGAGCTGATGCGCGGGCACGTGGACACCAGCCTGGGCGCGCGGGCGGCGCTGCGGCTGCTGGGCGGTGGCCGCTGA
- a CDS encoding DUF4232 domain-containing protein: MSLRAIVVTGTCLVAAFAAGCGSGGTAQEGGEVPDIEVVPSGGTSSGAPAATQPPPAPTTEGGTTSEAATPPPASGPAKCQTAQLRIEFGQGNADMQGAHLPLRFTNTGQAACTLQGAPGVSYVTGDSGEQVGEPATRDVNGPLVTLNPGETASAGVFLSSAPQKTPDCQQVPVRGLRIYPPDNTAAAFVPDDTYACAPPLNGPFLRVGPVKPGPDNTDA; the protein is encoded by the coding sequence ATGTCGTTGCGCGCGATCGTGGTGACCGGGACCTGCCTCGTCGCGGCCTTCGCGGCGGGGTGCGGTTCGGGGGGCACGGCCCAGGAGGGCGGCGAGGTGCCGGACATCGAGGTCGTCCCCTCCGGCGGCACGTCCAGCGGGGCGCCCGCCGCGACCCAGCCGCCCCCGGCGCCCACCACCGAGGGGGGCACGACCTCCGAGGCCGCGACCCCACCGCCCGCGAGCGGACCGGCCAAGTGCCAGACCGCCCAGCTGAGGATCGAGTTCGGCCAGGGCAACGCGGACATGCAGGGCGCCCACCTGCCCCTGCGCTTCACCAACACCGGCCAGGCGGCCTGCACCCTGCAGGGCGCGCCCGGCGTGTCCTACGTGACCGGCGACAGCGGCGAGCAGGTCGGCGAGCCCGCCACCCGCGACGTCAACGGCCCGCTGGTCACCCTCAACCCCGGCGAGACCGCCTCGGCGGGCGTCTTCCTGTCCAGCGCGCCGCAGAAGACCCCGGACTGCCAGCAGGTGCCGGTGCGCGGGCTGCGGATCTACCCGCCCGACAACACCGCCGCGGCCTTCGTGCCCGACGACACCTACGCGTGCGCGCCGCCGCTCAACGGCCCGTTCCTGCGCGTCGGCCCGGTGAAGCCGGGACCGGACAACACCGACGCGTGA
- a CDS encoding STAS domain-containing protein translates to MTAGAEDRVPPVDVETDSVDGVVVVKVDGEVDMAGHDLIAGAFGAAIARKSSGVVLDLRGVTFFGSMGVDTIIGAIKASERSGVALALATEQRVVLRALRMTDLEAKVAVFPTLFEAMASVAARR, encoded by the coding sequence ATGACCGCAGGCGCAGAGGACCGGGTGCCGCCGGTCGACGTCGAGACCGATTCGGTGGACGGCGTCGTCGTGGTCAAGGTCGACGGCGAGGTGGACATGGCGGGCCACGACCTCATCGCGGGCGCGTTCGGCGCGGCCATCGCCCGCAAGTCCTCCGGCGTCGTGCTCGACCTGCGCGGCGTGACCTTCTTCGGCTCCATGGGCGTGGACACCATCATCGGCGCGATCAAGGCCTCCGAGCGCTCCGGCGTGGCGCTGGCGCTGGCCACCGAGCAGCGGGTGGTGCTGCGCGCGCTGCGGATGACCGACCTGGAGGCCAAGGTCGCGGTGTTCCCGACCCTGTTCGAGGCGATGGCCTCCGTCGCCGCGCGGAGGTAG
- a CDS encoding M20 family metallopeptidase — MELDDLLPPALDLLAIPSTADRPDELHRALELVLDFVGPGFHVERFSSGGKPSALVSTAPGARDFRVLLNAHLDVVPGAPEQFRPRRVGDRLHARGAQDMKLSALVLASVFRDLARALPYPLGLQLVTDEEVGGRDGTRHQLDEGVRAGFVIIGEHSGLRVVTESKGIAGVRLVARGRSAHGAYPWLGDNALLRVLDAVRAVLAEHPVPTAERWRTTVNVARVDTPGTALNQVPDEAVAWLDVRFPAHEADAVSRLPLLCPDVEVLVDHVEPPHRVEPDDPRVLALREAALGQGYAGEPLRKHGAADARFFHHRGVDAVIFGVGGDGQHGPDEHADLTTVVPYRRALEAFLRSQG; from the coding sequence GTGGAGCTGGACGACCTGCTGCCCCCGGCGCTCGACCTGCTCGCCATCCCCTCCACCGCCGACCGCCCCGACGAGCTGCACCGCGCCCTGGAGCTCGTCCTGGACTTCGTCGGCCCCGGCTTCCACGTCGAGCGGTTCAGCTCCGGCGGCAAGCCCAGCGCGCTCGTGTCCACCGCTCCCGGCGCCCGCGACTTCCGCGTCCTGCTCAACGCGCACCTGGACGTGGTCCCCGGCGCGCCCGAGCAGTTCCGGCCCCGCCGGGTCGGCGACCGGCTGCACGCGCGCGGCGCGCAGGACATGAAGCTGTCCGCGCTCGTGCTCGCCTCGGTCTTCCGCGACCTCGCCCGCGCGCTGCCGTACCCGCTCGGGCTGCAACTGGTCACCGACGAGGAGGTGGGGGGCCGCGACGGCACCCGGCACCAGCTCGACGAGGGCGTGCGGGCCGGGTTCGTGATCATCGGCGAGCACAGCGGGCTGCGCGTGGTCACCGAGTCCAAGGGCATCGCGGGCGTGCGGCTGGTGGCGCGCGGGCGGTCCGCGCACGGCGCCTACCCGTGGCTGGGGGACAACGCGCTGCTGCGGGTGCTCGACGCGGTGCGGGCGGTGCTCGCCGAGCACCCGGTTCCCACGGCCGAGCGGTGGCGCACGACGGTGAACGTGGCCCGCGTCGACACCCCCGGCACCGCGCTCAACCAGGTCCCGGACGAGGCGGTGGCCTGGCTGGACGTGCGGTTCCCGGCGCACGAGGCGGACGCGGTGTCCCGGTTGCCGCTGCTGTGCCCGGACGTCGAGGTGCTCGTCGACCACGTCGAGCCGCCGCACCGCGTCGAACCGGACGACCCGCGCGTGCTGGCGCTGCGCGAGGCCGCGCTGGGCCAGGGCTACGCGGGGGAGCCGCTGCGCAAGCACGGGGCGGCGGACGCCCGGTTCTTCCACCACCGCGGCGTGGACGCGGTGATCTTCGGCGTCGGCGGCGACGGGCAGCACGGGCCCGACGAGCACGCCGACCTGACCACGGTCGTGCCGTACCGGCGGGCGCTGGAGGCGTTCCTGCGGTCGCAGGGGTGA
- a CDS encoding ATP-binding protein gives MTAAEAPPEEAQVDLALRSVLPLATLRRRLATALADVGDERLDDVLLVGNELVSNAYRHGGSPRPVRLERHGDRVRIEVDDASPHRLPVLSPPGTSTTKSGFGLVVVARLSEQWGVDQYNDHKTVWAELATA, from the coding sequence GTGACTGCTGCAGAAGCGCCCCCAGAGGAAGCCCAGGTCGATCTCGCCCTGCGCTCGGTCCTCCCGCTGGCCACGCTGCGCCGCAGGCTGGCCACCGCGCTCGCGGACGTCGGCGACGAGCGCCTGGACGACGTGCTGCTCGTGGGCAACGAACTGGTGAGCAACGCCTACCGGCACGGCGGGTCCCCGCGTCCCGTGCGCCTGGAGCGGCACGGCGACCGGGTGCGCATCGAGGTCGACGACGCGAGCCCGCACCGGCTGCCCGTGCTCTCCCCGCCCGGCACCTCCACCACGAAGTCCGGCTTCGGGCTCGTCGTCGTGGCGCGGCTGTCCGAGCAGTGGGGAGTGGACCAGTACAACGACCACAAGACGGTCTGGGCCGAGCTGGCCACGGCCTGA
- a CDS encoding lytic polysaccharide monooxygenase auxiliary activity family 9 protein, which yields MALIPAPAGTRLARKTLIALTGALVLMVSLLSGVAGAHGSTTDPPSRNYGCWQRWGSDFQNPTMAQRDPMCWQAWQRDTNAMWNWNGLYREGVAGNHQAAIPDGQLCSAGRTENGRYAAMDVPGAWTAATKPRQFTLTVTDQAKHGADYLRVYVTKQGFNPLTTSPRWSDLEQVASTGRYAPAGTYQVAVNAGSRTGRHIVYVIWQASHSDQSYYFCNDVIFQ from the coding sequence GTGGCGCTCATACCCGCCCCTGCCGGGACGCGACTGGCCCGGAAAACCCTGATCGCGCTCACCGGGGCCCTGGTGCTCATGGTGAGCCTGCTCTCCGGCGTGGCCGGCGCGCACGGCTCCACCACCGACCCGCCCTCGCGCAACTACGGCTGCTGGCAGCGCTGGGGCAGCGACTTCCAGAACCCGACCATGGCCCAGCGCGACCCCATGTGCTGGCAGGCCTGGCAGCGCGACACCAACGCCATGTGGAACTGGAACGGCCTCTACCGCGAGGGCGTCGCGGGCAACCACCAGGCCGCCATCCCGGACGGCCAGCTGTGCAGCGCGGGCCGCACCGAGAACGGCCGGTACGCCGCGATGGACGTGCCCGGCGCGTGGACGGCCGCGACCAAGCCCAGGCAGTTCACCCTCACGGTGACCGACCAGGCCAAGCACGGGGCCGACTACCTGCGCGTCTACGTCACCAAGCAGGGCTTCAACCCGCTCACCACCTCGCCGAGGTGGTCCGACCTGGAGCAGGTCGCCTCGACGGGCAGGTACGCGCCCGCGGGGACGTACCAGGTGGCGGTCAACGCCGGTTCGCGCACCGGGCGGCACATCGTCTACGTGATCTGGCAGGCCAGTCACTCCGACCAGTCGTACTACTTCTGCAACGACGTGATCTTCCAGTGA
- a CDS encoding TerC family protein, which translates to MLEISALTWAVTIGLVVALLAVDLILAAARPHRVRFAEATAWSVFYIAVAIAFGAWFAWAYGGDAGAQYFAGYIVEKSLSVDNLFVFVIIMSTFAVPEEHQHKVLTFGIVVALVMRGIFIALGATLLSLFSFMFLLFGLLLIYTGVQLFRHRDEDPDVENNIAVKTVRRMLPMTNEYVGGKLTTKVDGKRLATPLLVVLLAIGSIDLLFALDSIPAVFGVTDEAFIVFAANAFALLGLRALFFLVKGLLDRLVYLSAGLAVILCFIGVKLILHWAHVDIDPSVPEIPTPLSLGVIIGILVVVTVASLIKTRNDPDAKASPGSLKATAGSGKDEE; encoded by the coding sequence GTGCTGGAGATCAGCGCGCTCACTTGGGCGGTCACCATCGGGCTGGTGGTGGCCCTGCTCGCGGTGGACCTCATCCTGGCAGCCGCGCGACCGCACCGCGTCCGGTTCGCCGAGGCGACGGCCTGGTCGGTGTTCTACATCGCGGTCGCGATCGCCTTCGGCGCGTGGTTCGCCTGGGCCTACGGCGGCGACGCGGGGGCGCAGTACTTCGCGGGCTACATCGTGGAGAAGAGCCTGTCGGTCGACAACCTCTTCGTCTTCGTGATCATCATGTCGACCTTCGCGGTCCCCGAGGAGCACCAGCACAAGGTGCTCACGTTCGGCATCGTGGTCGCCCTGGTCATGCGCGGCATCTTCATCGCGCTCGGCGCGACGCTGCTGTCGCTGTTCTCGTTCATGTTCCTGCTGTTCGGCCTGCTGCTCATCTACACGGGCGTGCAGCTGTTCCGGCACCGCGACGAGGACCCGGACGTCGAGAACAACATCGCGGTCAAGACCGTCCGCCGGATGCTGCCGATGACCAACGAGTACGTGGGCGGCAAGCTCACCACCAAGGTCGACGGCAAGCGCCTGGCCACGCCGCTGCTGGTGGTGCTGCTCGCGATCGGCAGCATCGACCTGCTGTTCGCGCTCGACTCCATCCCGGCGGTGTTCGGCGTGACCGACGAGGCGTTCATCGTCTTCGCCGCGAACGCGTTCGCGCTGCTCGGCCTGCGGGCGCTGTTCTTCCTGGTCAAGGGCCTGCTGGACCGCCTGGTCTACCTGTCCGCCGGCCTCGCGGTCATCCTGTGCTTCATCGGCGTGAAGCTGATCCTGCACTGGGCGCACGTGGACATCGACCCGAGCGTCCCGGAGATCCCGACCCCGCTCAGCCTCGGCGTGATCATCGGCATCCTGGTGGTCGTGACCGTGGCCAGCCTGATCAAGACCCGCAACGACCCCGACGCGAAGGCGTCGCCGGGCTCGCTCAAGGCGACGGCCGGGTCGGGCAAGGACGAGGAGTGA
- a CDS encoding cysteine hydrolase family protein, whose protein sequence is MSSQLALDPARTAVVLIEYQNDFTSQGGALHEAVAPVMADTGMLPKTVELVDAARAAGAVVMHTPIAFAEGYHEITATPYGILKGVVDGKAFVRGSWGAAIVDDLAPRAGDIVVEGKRGLDAFASTNLDFMLRSKGVTDVVLGGFLTNCCVESTMRTAYESGYRVHTVTDCVAATSRAEHENAIRFDYPMFSLPVVARDVVGAWG, encoded by the coding sequence ATGTCCTCCCAGCTCGCGCTCGACCCGGCCAGGACCGCCGTGGTGCTGATCGAGTACCAGAACGACTTCACCAGCCAGGGGGGCGCGCTGCACGAGGCCGTCGCGCCCGTCATGGCCGACACCGGGATGCTGCCGAAGACCGTCGAGCTGGTCGACGCGGCCCGCGCGGCGGGCGCGGTGGTGATGCACACGCCCATCGCCTTCGCCGAGGGCTACCACGAGATCACCGCCACCCCGTACGGCATCCTCAAGGGCGTCGTGGACGGGAAGGCGTTCGTGCGGGGGAGCTGGGGCGCGGCGATCGTCGACGACCTCGCGCCGCGCGCGGGCGACATCGTCGTGGAGGGCAAGCGCGGGCTGGACGCGTTCGCCAGCACCAACCTGGACTTCATGCTCCGCAGCAAGGGCGTCACCGACGTCGTGCTCGGCGGGTTCCTCACGAACTGCTGCGTCGAGTCCACCATGCGCACCGCCTACGAGAGCGGCTACCGGGTGCACACGGTCACCGACTGCGTCGCCGCGACCTCCCGCGCCGAGCACGAGAACGCGATCCGCTTCGACTACCCCATGTTCTCCCTGCCGGTGGTGGCGCGCGACGTCGTCGGCGCCTGGGGGTAG